From the Chitinolyticbacter meiyuanensis genome, one window contains:
- a CDS encoding alpha-glucosidase — translation MAKAWWRGAVIYQIYPRSFMDANGDGVGDLPGILTRLDYLASLNVDALWISPFFKSPMKDFGYDVEDYCDVDPLFGTLADFDVLLNAAHARGLRIIIDQVLSHTADSHPWFVESRASRDNPMADWYVWAEARPDGTPPNNWLSVFGGSAWQWDSRRRQYYLHNFLTSQPDLNYHHPEVQRAILASVEFWLKRGVDGFRFDACNYHFHDRKLRDNKPALHADTTTVSAVNPYGMQRHRYDKSRPENLKFLKKLRKLLDRYGAASVGEVGDDDSLTRMAEYTSDGDMLHQAYSFNLLTEEFSAAHIRRQVEEMDAALARHDVPGWACWSIGNHDVARVASRWGKGTGGAQFAKLMQVLVTTLRGSACLYQGDELGLPEADIPYELLQDPYGKAFWPDFKGRDGCRTPMPWQQTAAAGGFTTGAPWLPVPPEHLALAVDTQDKPRASVLNFTRRFLAWRRRHPQLIEGAIDFLKAPEPILLFTRGKGRDQLLLAFNLSGTAQTLKLPKAWREVRALDGHGLTGAAVTAGMLQLQPWGGYIGALTA, via the coding sequence ATGGCGAAAGCGTGGTGGCGTGGCGCGGTGATCTACCAGATCTATCCGCGCAGTTTCATGGATGCCAATGGGGACGGCGTCGGTGATCTGCCCGGTATCCTGACGCGGTTGGATTACCTGGCATCACTCAATGTCGACGCGCTGTGGATTTCGCCATTCTTCAAATCGCCGATGAAGGATTTCGGCTACGACGTCGAGGATTATTGCGACGTCGATCCGCTGTTCGGCACGCTGGCCGATTTCGATGTACTGCTCAATGCCGCCCATGCGCGCGGCCTGCGCATCATCATCGATCAAGTGCTGTCGCACACCGCCGACAGCCATCCCTGGTTCGTCGAATCGCGTGCCAGCCGCGACAATCCCATGGCGGACTGGTACGTCTGGGCCGAGGCGCGACCGGATGGCACGCCGCCGAACAACTGGCTGTCGGTGTTCGGCGGCAGCGCCTGGCAGTGGGACAGCCGGCGGCGCCAGTACTACCTGCACAACTTCCTCACCAGCCAGCCCGACCTCAACTACCACCACCCCGAAGTACAGCGCGCCATCCTCGCCAGCGTCGAATTCTGGCTCAAGCGCGGCGTTGACGGTTTCCGTTTCGATGCCTGCAACTACCACTTCCACGATCGCAAGCTACGCGACAACAAACCCGCGCTGCATGCGGACACCACCACGGTCAGCGCGGTCAATCCCTACGGCATGCAGCGCCATCGCTACGACAAGTCGCGCCCGGAGAACCTCAAGTTCCTGAAGAAGCTGCGCAAGCTGCTCGACCGCTATGGCGCGGCCAGTGTCGGCGAGGTGGGCGACGATGATTCGCTGACGCGCATGGCCGAATACACCAGCGATGGCGATATGCTGCACCAGGCCTACAGCTTCAACCTGCTGACCGAGGAGTTCTCCGCCGCGCATATCCGACGCCAGGTCGAGGAGATGGACGCCGCGCTGGCGCGGCATGACGTACCCGGCTGGGCCTGCTGGTCCATCGGCAATCACGACGTGGCACGCGTGGCCAGTCGCTGGGGCAAGGGCACCGGCGGCGCGCAATTCGCCAAGCTGATGCAGGTGCTGGTCACCACGCTGCGCGGTTCGGCCTGCCTGTATCAAGGGGACGAGCTCGGCCTGCCGGAGGCGGATATTCCTTATGAATTGCTGCAGGACCCGTACGGCAAGGCGTTCTGGCCCGATTTCAAGGGGCGCGACGGCTGCCGCACCCCGATGCCCTGGCAGCAGACCGCAGCGGCCGGGGGCTTCACCACCGGCGCGCCCTGGCTGCCGGTGCCACCGGAGCATCTGGCGCTGGCGGTCGATACTCAGGACAAGCCACGGGCCTCCGTGCTGAACTTCACCCGGCGCTTCCTCGCCTGGCGCCGCCGCCATCCCCAGCTGATCGAAGGGGCGATCGATTTCCTCAAGGCGCCGGAGCCGATCCTGCTGTTCACTCGCGGCAAGGGCAGGGATCAACTGCTGCTGGCGTTCAATCTCAGTGGCACTGCGCAGACGCTGAAACTTCCCAAGGCCTGGCGCGAGGTGCGCGCCCTCGATGGCCATGGCCTCACCGGCGCGGCGGTGACGGCGGGCATGCTGCAATTACAGCCGTGGGGCGGCTACATCGGAGCGCTGACGGCCTGA